TTGATGTGAGCCCTCTGTTTCGTGACGGTGAACATCGGGTGATGGACGTTGCCCAACAAATTGACTGGGCTTGCAGGACGTGGGGTTTCTTTCATGTCGTGGGGCATCCCATTTCCCCTGAACGGATTGGAAAGTTGATGGAAATGGCCAAAACGTTCTTCTCGCTTCCACTGGAAGAGAAACTTAAAATTAACATTCAAAAGAGCAAACATCATCGCGGCTACGGGTGCCTTAATGCGGAGAATGTTGACCCAACGAAGCCATTTGACTGCAAGGAAACATTTGATATGGGCTGCCACCTCCCTGAGGATCACCCCGATGTCGCAGCCGGGAAACCGTTGCGTGGACCGAATAATCACCCCACGCAGGTGGGGGGTTGGATGGAATTAATGGAAACACACTATCGCGATATGCGGGACTTTGCCCTCGTTATTCTTCGTGCCCTTGCACTCGCTATTGGCTTAAGGAAAGACTTTTTCGACAATAAGTTTGATGAGCCATTGAGTGTGTTCCGCATGGTGCATTACCCCGCACAAAAGGAGGGGTCGCGCCATCCTCTTGTTTGTGGTGAGCATACGGATTATGGTATTATTACATTACTCTACCAAGATTCGGTGGGCGGACT
This sequence is a window from Trypanosoma brucei gambiense DAL972 chromosome 7, complete sequence. Protein-coding genes within it:
- a CDS encoding iron/ascorbate oxidoreductase family protein — protein: MNHTSIPVIDVSPLFRDGEHRVMDVAQQIDWACRTWGFFHVVGHPISPERIGKLMEMAKTFFSLPLEEKLKINIQKSKHHRGYGCLNAENVDPTKPFDCKETFDMGCHLPEDHPDVAAGKPLRGPNNHPTQVGGWMELMETHYRDMRDFALVILRALALAIGLRKDFFDNKFDEPLSVFRMVHYPAQKEGSRHPLVCGEHTDYGIITLLYQDSVGGLQLRNLSDEWVDVEPIEGSFVVNIGDMMNMWSNGRYRSTAHRVRLTTTDRYSMPYFCEPDPYTLIECLDHCHSPSNPPKYPPVRAVDWLLKRFEETYAHRKANM